The proteins below are encoded in one region of Paenisporosarcina cavernae:
- a CDS encoding Ger(x)C family spore germination protein: protein MRRKGFFLFFVFFTVLLTGCSENNRQPSLEQYSLVTVMGFDYVDKDTFGMSVVIPQVSEAAEQPSQYLDTTASLTQEALLHISSKTDKTVSLKQLRVVMFSEEFAKKSNMRDIITFLYKETEIRSNVRVVIVEGEAKDILNRTYPDKPSTSEYLHDLLEPRMYTFYNPVTTIHHFLHDETDPILEAIAPVIHLEENVLQLKGIGVFDDGYWKLSLNDQESKYIQALRGKVKMTLLKVKLDDEWEEEVILKFITIKTKIRPDEKTNTVRIDVKYKGTLTEYEGSKQKITVEDFPALERQLDKEIKKEIEDLLIKLQENEVDPIGLFEKIRMRQRKEWKLEDTKKHLKDATFDVHVNTTVTSTGTLK from the coding sequence ATGCGTAGAAAAGGATTTTTCCTATTTTTTGTCTTTTTCACAGTACTCCTCACTGGTTGTAGTGAAAATAATCGGCAACCTTCCTTAGAGCAATATAGCTTAGTGACAGTAATGGGGTTTGATTATGTAGACAAGGATACTTTTGGAATGTCCGTTGTCATTCCTCAAGTATCAGAAGCTGCGGAACAACCCTCCCAATACTTGGATACGACTGCATCACTTACGCAAGAAGCTTTATTGCACATTTCATCTAAAACCGATAAAACTGTGAGTTTAAAGCAGTTGCGAGTGGTCATGTTTAGTGAAGAATTCGCGAAGAAAAGTAACATGCGTGATATCATCACTTTCTTATATAAAGAAACAGAAATACGGTCGAACGTTCGGGTCGTGATTGTAGAAGGTGAAGCAAAAGATATATTAAACAGAACGTATCCGGACAAACCAAGTACGAGTGAATATCTTCATGATCTACTAGAACCTAGAATGTATACCTTCTATAATCCTGTAACAACGATTCATCATTTTTTACATGATGAAACGGATCCAATTCTAGAAGCAATTGCTCCTGTCATACATTTAGAAGAAAATGTACTTCAATTAAAAGGAATTGGTGTTTTTGACGATGGTTATTGGAAATTGTCTTTAAACGATCAAGAGTCAAAATACATTCAAGCACTTCGTGGGAAAGTGAAGATGACACTTTTAAAAGTGAAGCTCGATGATGAATGGGAAGAAGAAGTTATTTTAAAATTTATTACAATCAAAACAAAAATTAGACCAGATGAGAAAACGAATACGGTTCGCATTGATGTGAAATACAAGGGAACATTAACCGAATACGAGGGTTCTAAACAAAAGATTACAGTAGAAGATTTTCCTGCATTAGAACGTCAACTCGATAAAGAAATTAAGAAAGAAATCGAAGATTTACTAATCAAATTGCAAGAAAATGAAGTGGATCCTATTGGCTTGTTTGAGAAAATCCGTATGAGACAGAGAAAGGAATGGAAACTTGAAGACACGAAGAAGCACTTGAAAGATGCAACATTTGATGTGCATGTGAATACGACGGTCACGAGCACAGGAACATTGAAATAG
- a CDS encoding YaiI/YqxD family protein, which translates to MKMKVLVDADGCPVVGETIEIAKQHNLSIILICDTAHEMHRDGAETITVSKGADAVDFVLVNKVKPFDIVVTQDYGLAAMVLAKKAFAIDQNGREYTVDNIDALLHARHTAKKIRMSGGRLKGPKKRSKDANRAFQDELRKLLQKAAARNLYET; encoded by the coding sequence ATGAAGATGAAAGTACTTGTCGATGCAGACGGCTGTCCAGTAGTAGGTGAAACAATTGAAATAGCAAAACAACATAACCTTTCCATTATTCTCATTTGCGATACGGCACATGAGATGCACCGAGATGGAGCGGAAACCATTACGGTTTCAAAAGGTGCCGATGCAGTCGATTTTGTTTTGGTGAATAAAGTAAAACCATTCGATATCGTCGTAACACAAGACTATGGACTGGCCGCAATGGTTCTTGCAAAAAAGGCATTTGCCATCGATCAAAATGGACGAGAGTACACAGTAGACAATATTGATGCGCTTTTACACGCAAGACACACAGCGAAAAAAATTCGGATGTCAGGTGGGAGATTAAAAGGACCGAAAAAGCGGTCTAAAGATGCGAACCGAGCTTTTCAAGACGAATTGAGAAAACTCCTACAAAAAGCAGCTGCAAGAAACCTTTACGAGACGTAA